In the genome of Carnobacterium viridans, one region contains:
- a CDS encoding septation ring formation regulator EzrA codes for MKIETVLMVIIVLALVTYITSYIMKKKHYQTINKLEQEKFDLIDTPISETIQSVKDLSLTGQTKKNFEQWKEKWKKLEMTAFPDIENLLFDAEQATDRLQLIKASQAEQKSSELMNSTKQSIKEIQLALNELLKSEEKNIQAVKKVQEMYQSIRKKLLTQSFSFGPALDRLEKKLTFLELSFADFSDLTVSGDHIEAEEVLKKLNHETKELNDAVMTIPSLVKEISTEFPAQVQELKEGYHELKDVQHFVFLEDSIAADIVDIEKDIKQGEKLLKQCEPEEAQKLNVIIEEKINRIYDVMEAELTAKATVEKEQTILAEFIGFVNKRNQQLMIEIDRVSQSYKLNDAVLEQTKKMQEQIDEIKLDFETFKSGIEKNQAVYTVVEETYAADGEKLTHIEEEQEKLITQLADLRKEETEVKEKIDDFEFNMRGIKRYIEKQHLPGLPEEYLDLFFVTTERIEKLAKELNKLKIDMTEIKKMCELCEDDVELLIDKTEEIVDSALLTEYMMQYANRYRNEHPEIGEAILESNDLFNKEFQYKEALEVVSTALEVVEPGAFKKVENQYYEEKSQSAK; via the coding sequence ATGAAAATAGAAACAGTTTTAATGGTTATCATTGTATTAGCTCTGGTAACTTATATAACCAGTTATATTATGAAAAAAAAGCATTATCAAACGATCAACAAATTGGAACAAGAAAAATTTGACTTAATAGATACACCCATATCAGAAACCATTCAAAGTGTTAAGGATCTTTCTTTGACGGGTCAGACAAAGAAAAATTTTGAGCAATGGAAAGAAAAATGGAAAAAATTAGAGATGACAGCATTTCCTGATATAGAAAATCTTTTGTTCGATGCTGAACAGGCAACAGACCGTTTACAATTAATCAAAGCTAGTCAAGCTGAACAGAAAAGCAGCGAGCTGATGAACAGTACAAAACAGAGCATTAAAGAAATCCAATTAGCACTGAATGAATTATTAAAAAGTGAAGAAAAAAATATTCAGGCTGTAAAAAAAGTCCAAGAAATGTATCAAAGTATTCGGAAAAAATTATTAACACAGAGTTTTTCTTTTGGCCCAGCACTGGATAGACTAGAAAAGAAACTCACTTTCTTAGAATTAAGTTTTGCTGATTTTTCTGATTTAACGGTTTCTGGGGACCACATTGAAGCTGAAGAAGTATTGAAGAAGCTTAATCATGAAACAAAAGAATTAAATGATGCAGTTATGACCATCCCTAGCTTAGTTAAAGAAATTAGTACCGAATTTCCGGCTCAAGTTCAAGAATTAAAAGAAGGATACCATGAATTAAAAGATGTGCAGCATTTCGTCTTTTTAGAAGATTCAATAGCCGCTGACATTGTGGATATTGAAAAGGATATCAAACAAGGTGAAAAATTACTTAAGCAATGTGAACCTGAAGAGGCCCAAAAGCTGAATGTGATAATTGAAGAAAAAATCAACCGGATCTATGATGTTATGGAAGCAGAATTAACTGCAAAAGCAACAGTCGAAAAAGAGCAGACTATTTTGGCTGAATTTATTGGATTTGTGAATAAGAGAAATCAACAACTAATGATTGAGATTGACCGCGTATCACAAAGTTATAAATTAAACGATGCTGTTTTAGAGCAAACAAAAAAAATGCAAGAACAAATTGATGAAATCAAACTTGATTTTGAAACCTTTAAAAGTGGGATTGAAAAAAATCAAGCTGTCTATACTGTTGTTGAAGAAACCTATGCTGCAGATGGAGAAAAATTGACCCATATTGAAGAAGAGCAAGAAAAATTGATTACTCAATTAGCTGACTTACGCAAAGAAGAAACAGAAGTAAAAGAAAAAATTGATGATTTTGAGTTTAACATGCGTGGTATAAAACGATATATTGAAAAGCAACACTTACCAGGGTTACCTGAAGAATACCTAGATTTGTTTTTTGTCACAACAGAGCGGATTGAAAAATTAGCTAAAGAATTAAACAAATTGAAAATCGATATGACAGAGATAAAAAAAATGTGTGAACTGTGTGAAGATGATGTTGAATTGCTTATTGATAAGACCGAAGAAATCGTAGATAGTGCATTACTGACAGAGTACATGATGCAGTATGCGAATCGGTACCGAAATGAGCATCCTGAAATTGGAGAAGCCATTTTGGAAAGCAACGATTTGTTTAATAAAGAATTTCAGTATAAAGAAGCGCTTGAGGTTGTCTCTACAGCACTAGAAGTTGTGGAACCTGGAGCATTCAAAAAAGTTGAGAATCAGTATTATGAAGAAAAAAGCCAAAGTGCTAAGTAA
- a CDS encoding cysteine desulfurase family protein, with the protein MIYFDNSATTRMDKNVLQTFEKVSQTINGNPSSLHLLGNYADGLLQQSRKQIADLMHVLPEEIYFTSGGTEGDNWAIKGTAIEKRQFGKHVITTAVEHPAVKESVGQLKMLGFDVTILPVDQSGRVSVSDLKEALRSDTILVSVMVVNNEVGSIQPIAEIGEMLKDYPTVHFHVDAVQAIGKVPLLLGKESRVDLATFSAHKFHGPKGMGFMYIKKGKKIAPLLNGGGQESGKRSGTENVAGAASMAKALRLVLEKSEEKQKNQREIKKYLVQQLEGYKKVSVFSQTEGAPHIVCFALKGIRGEVMVHAFEKKDIYISTTSACSSRSGVGSSTLEAMHVPEKLATSAVRISLTDTNDLAEAKLFMGEFDQLYQQFKDIK; encoded by the coding sequence ATGATTTATTTTGATAATAGCGCAACAACAAGAATGGATAAAAATGTTTTACAAACTTTTGAAAAGGTAAGTCAAACGATCAATGGAAATCCTTCCAGTTTACACTTATTAGGCAACTATGCGGATGGGTTGCTTCAGCAATCTAGAAAACAAATTGCTGATCTAATGCACGTTTTGCCTGAAGAGATTTACTTTACTAGTGGTGGAACAGAAGGCGATAACTGGGCTATAAAAGGAACCGCTATTGAAAAAAGACAATTCGGCAAACACGTGATTACAACAGCGGTGGAACACCCTGCAGTCAAGGAATCTGTTGGTCAGTTGAAAATGTTGGGATTTGATGTAACTATTTTACCTGTTGATCAGAGTGGAAGAGTTTCCGTTTCTGATTTAAAAGAAGCATTAAGATCGGATACTATTCTAGTGTCGGTAATGGTTGTAAATAACGAAGTGGGAAGTATTCAGCCAATTGCAGAGATTGGGGAAATGCTAAAAGATTACCCAACCGTTCATTTTCATGTGGATGCAGTACAAGCGATTGGAAAAGTACCATTATTATTAGGTAAAGAGTCAAGAGTTGACTTAGCTACTTTTTCTGCTCATAAATTTCATGGGCCTAAAGGTATGGGATTTATGTATATTAAAAAAGGAAAAAAAATTGCCCCTCTTTTAAATGGTGGTGGACAGGAATCTGGCAAACGCAGTGGTACAGAAAACGTAGCTGGCGCAGCATCTATGGCTAAAGCTTTGCGCCTCGTACTTGAAAAGTCAGAAGAGAAGCAAAAGAATCAAAGAGAGATAAAAAAATATTTGGTGCAGCAATTAGAAGGGTATAAAAAAGTTTCAGTTTTTTCTCAAACAGAAGGAGCACCTCATATAGTATGTTTTGCTTTAAAAGGGATTCGTGGAGAAGTCATGGTTCATGCTTTTGAAAAGAAAGATATTTATATTTCAACCACTAGCGCTTGTTCAAGCCGTAGTGGTGTGGGTTCTAGTACATTGGAAGCTATGCATGTCCCTGAAAAGTTAGCTACAAGTGCAGTGCGCATCAGTTTGACAGATACCAATGATTTAGCAGAAGCAAAACTTTTTATGGGCGAATTTGACCAGCTGTACCAACAATTTAAAGATATCAAATAA
- a CDS encoding amidohydrolase produces MKLWKNGLFFTMEKEDETVSAVLTDGETILGVGEEEELKKKYGNKINVEIDLNGEMIFPGFVDSHLHLLWYGMSLSRLNLNQVKSKKTSLEQIRKKVEQLNLDEWLFVEGYNENEWEDDPTPLTKMDLDAISTSHPLLVRRIDYHNVVINTPLINKLQLKDGQTYDGGGEIQLDKEGKLTGILKDEATNLAINAFPETTPLEQEEYLSLAIEDLWSKGITGGHSEDLHYFNGFQGTLKTFHTVIEEKRKAFRVHLLIHHEELNVYNQSNEMYLDGNPYIELGAMKIFYDGTVGSRTALMSYPYPGTTDYGLQVQTDEVFIALIKAARKAKLPVAIHILGDKAFEKVIETLRQFPPLPGQLDRMIHTPWLNTELLKKAKNLPLVFDLQPQFMSSDLPWALDVLGKNHPPLAFAWKTIKDTGFPIAGGSDAPVEIPNPFFGIHAAVTRMKKDGKDKKRYFPEEELSVFEALSLYTTGSAIAGYKEDTRGKIKPGYISDFTILKQNPFLIEKDSLKDLVVSKTVVGGNVVFSINDYA; encoded by the coding sequence GTGAAGTTATGGAAAAATGGACTTTTTTTTACAATGGAAAAAGAAGACGAAACGGTTTCTGCAGTCCTTACTGATGGTGAAACCATTTTGGGTGTAGGCGAAGAAGAGGAATTGAAAAAAAAGTATGGCAATAAAATAAACGTGGAAATTGATTTAAATGGAGAAATGATATTTCCGGGGTTTGTAGATAGCCATTTGCATTTACTGTGGTATGGAATGAGTTTGTCTCGCTTAAATTTAAATCAAGTTAAAAGTAAAAAAACAAGTTTGGAACAAATTCGAAAAAAAGTTGAGCAACTAAATCTAGATGAATGGCTTTTTGTTGAGGGGTACAATGAAAATGAATGGGAAGACGATCCAACTCCTCTTACGAAAATGGACTTGGATGCTATTTCAACATCCCATCCCTTATTGGTTCGCAGAATCGATTACCATAATGTTGTGATCAACACACCGTTAATTAATAAGCTACAACTCAAAGATGGTCAGACATATGATGGTGGCGGCGAAATTCAATTAGATAAAGAAGGAAAATTAACCGGGATTTTAAAAGATGAAGCTACGAATTTGGCTATAAATGCTTTTCCTGAGACGACTCCTTTAGAACAAGAAGAATACTTATCTTTAGCAATCGAAGATTTATGGTCAAAAGGAATAACCGGAGGGCATTCGGAGGACCTACATTACTTTAACGGCTTCCAAGGAACCTTAAAGACGTTTCATACGGTTATTGAAGAAAAAAGAAAAGCTTTTCGAGTTCATCTCTTAATTCATCATGAGGAATTAAATGTCTACAATCAGTCAAATGAAATGTATCTGGATGGAAATCCTTATATAGAACTAGGTGCAATGAAAATATTTTATGATGGAACAGTAGGATCTCGAACAGCTCTAATGAGCTACCCGTATCCTGGGACCACTGATTATGGGCTACAAGTTCAAACAGATGAAGTTTTTATAGCCCTTATCAAAGCTGCACGTAAAGCTAAACTTCCAGTAGCTATCCATATTTTAGGAGATAAAGCATTTGAGAAAGTAATTGAAACGTTACGTCAATTTCCACCGCTGCCTGGACAACTTGATCGAATGATTCATACACCTTGGTTGAACACTGAATTACTAAAGAAAGCTAAAAACTTACCTTTGGTTTTTGATTTACAGCCGCAATTTATGAGTAGTGATCTTCCGTGGGCGCTAGATGTTTTGGGTAAAAATCATCCGCCTTTAGCCTTCGCATGGAAGACTATAAAAGATACAGGGTTTCCAATTGCAGGAGGTAGTGACGCTCCAGTTGAAATACCCAATCCATTTTTTGGTATACACGCAGCTGTTACTAGAATGAAAAAAGATGGGAAAGATAAAAAACGTTATTTTCCGGAAGAAGAGCTTTCTGTATTTGAAGCTTTATCGCTTTACACAACTGGGAGTGCTATTGCAGGGTATAAAGAGGATACTAGAGGGAAAATAAAACCTGGTTATATCAGTGACTTTACAATTTTAAAACAAAATCCTTTTTTAATAGAAAAAGATAGTTTGAAAGACCTAGTCGTTTCGAAAACAGTTGTAGGTGGAAATGTCGTTTTTTCGATAAACGATTATGCATAG
- a CDS encoding redox-sensing transcriptional repressor Rex, translated as MEITTKIHQIPNATAQRLPIYYRSLKKLNETGVERIKSKELSQLTQIPSATIRRDFSHFGELGRSGYGYEVVYVTEVFRELLNVNNIINVVLIGVGNLGKAILTNNFKKEKNITIKCAFDSQSPYLGKEISGVPIFPMERMKELVRKQQIQTAICAVPSEVSQEVVDDLIDAGINSILNFAPGRIKVPDTIQMKYIDFSSEIFTMVYQNEALYPGNPIEKNN; from the coding sequence GTGGAGATAACGACTAAAATACATCAAATTCCAAATGCAACAGCTCAAAGGTTACCTATCTATTATCGTTCATTAAAAAAATTGAACGAAACAGGAGTAGAGCGCATAAAATCAAAAGAATTGAGTCAACTGACACAAATTCCTTCAGCGACGATTCGTCGAGATTTTTCTCATTTTGGTGAATTAGGAAGGAGCGGATACGGGTATGAGGTTGTTTATGTAACTGAAGTATTTCGTGAGTTATTAAATGTGAATAATATCATTAATGTAGTGCTTATAGGAGTGGGGAATTTAGGGAAAGCTATTTTAACTAATAATTTCAAGAAAGAAAAAAACATTACGATCAAGTGTGCTTTTGACAGTCAATCGCCTTATTTAGGAAAAGAAATATCAGGTGTACCAATTTTTCCTATGGAAAGAATGAAAGAACTTGTTAGGAAACAACAAATTCAGACAGCTATTTGTGCTGTACCTAGTGAGGTATCACAAGAAGTAGTTGATGATCTAATTGATGCCGGTATCAATTCTATTTTAAATTTTGCTCCTGGAAGAATAAAAGTACCGGATACTATTCAAATGAAATATATCGATTTCTCCAGTGAAATTTTTACAATGGTCTATCAAAACGAAGCACTATATCCTGGAAATCCAATTGAAAAAAATAATTGA
- the tpx gene encoding thiol peroxidase, with product MEITRKGTPHKLRGIQTKVGDKAPEFNIKNLVDETVGLNEFSGKVVLISVIPDIDTRVCALQAKEFNKIASELEGVQLITISNNTKEEQAEWCAGKDISMEMLHDSELSFGNAYGLVMEDLDRLARSVFVVNPRGEITYQEIVPEMSSEPDYDKAIKAARAAR from the coding sequence ATGGAAATTACTAGAAAAGGTACACCACATAAACTAAGAGGTATTCAAACAAAGGTTGGAGATAAAGCGCCTGAATTTAATATTAAAAACTTAGTGGATGAAACAGTTGGATTAAACGAATTTTCCGGAAAAGTTGTTTTAATCAGTGTCATTCCAGATATTGATACACGAGTATGTGCTTTACAAGCAAAAGAATTCAATAAAATCGCCAGCGAATTAGAGGGTGTGCAATTGATCACTATTTCAAATAACACCAAAGAAGAACAAGCTGAATGGTGTGCTGGAAAAGACATTTCAATGGAAATGTTGCATGATAGTGAATTAAGTTTTGGTAACGCGTATGGTTTAGTAATGGAAGATCTTGATCGATTAGCACGCTCAGTATTTGTTGTTAACCCAAGAGGTGAAATCACGTATCAAGAAATCGTTCCTGAAATGTCTAGTGAACCTGACTATGATAAAGCGATCAAAGCAGCTAGAGCAGCACGTTAA
- a CDS encoding valine--tRNA ligase — MTDELKMSTKYQPNEVEAGRYEKWVEKGLFKPSGDKTKEAYSVVIPPPNVTGKLHLGHAWDTTLQDIIVRQKRMQGFDTLWLPGMDHAGIATQAKVEAKLAENGISRYDLGREKFIDTVWDWKEEYASVIREQWAKVGISVDYSRERFTLDDGLSEAVRKVFVTMYDKKLIYRGEYIINWDPKAKTALSDIEVIHQDVEGAFYHMSYPLTDGSGVVEIATTRPETMLGDTAIAVHPDDERYQQLIGKTVLLPLMNREIPIIVDDYVEMDFGTGVVKITPAHDPNDFEVGKRHNLPQINVMNDDGSMNELAGKYESMDRFEARKAVVKDLEAEGRMIKIEKVVHSVGHSERTGVVVEPRLSTQWFVNMAPLAKEAIESQGTEEKVNFVPERFENTYMRWMENVHDWVISRQLWWGHRIPAWYHKTSGELYVGMEAPEDNENWVQDPDVLDTWFSSALWPFSTMGWPDEDSEDFNRYFPTNTLVTGYDIIFFWVSRMMFQSLEFTGKRPFNNVLIHGLIRDTDGRKMSKSLGNGIDPMDVIEKYGADALRWFLSNGSAPGQDVRFSYDKMDAAWNFINKIWNASRFALMNMENFTVDQIDLIGEKTVADRWILTKLNETIEKVTDLFERFEFGEAGRHLYHFIWDDFCDWYIEMSKEVLFGEDEKAKQTTRSILAYVLDQTLRLLHPIMPFVTEEIWENIPHEGESLVVAEYPVVHPELSDEAATKGMDVLMELIRSVRNIRSEVNTPLSKKIEILIKTNDQTIEQFLKDNTSYIERFCNPETLTISSDVEAPETAMSAVITGAEIYLPLAGLINLEEEIARLEKELDKWNKEVKRVEGKLANKKFVDNAPDAVVEAEKAKQGDYLEKHAAVNERIKVLKNQL; from the coding sequence ATGACTGATGAATTGAAAATGTCTACTAAATACCAACCAAATGAAGTAGAAGCTGGTCGTTATGAAAAATGGGTAGAAAAAGGGCTATTTAAGCCAAGTGGAGATAAGACAAAAGAGGCTTACTCTGTCGTTATTCCTCCTCCAAACGTAACAGGGAAATTGCATTTAGGTCATGCATGGGATACAACCTTACAAGATATTATTGTTAGACAAAAAAGAATGCAAGGCTTTGACACTTTATGGTTGCCAGGTATGGATCATGCAGGGATTGCAACCCAAGCAAAAGTAGAAGCTAAATTAGCTGAAAATGGTATTTCACGCTACGATTTAGGACGTGAAAAGTTTATTGATACTGTCTGGGATTGGAAAGAAGAATACGCTAGTGTGATTCGTGAACAATGGGCAAAAGTTGGTATTTCAGTTGACTATAGCCGTGAACGTTTTACATTAGATGACGGATTATCTGAAGCGGTTCGTAAAGTATTTGTAACGATGTACGATAAAAAACTAATTTACCGTGGAGAATATATCATCAACTGGGATCCAAAAGCTAAAACAGCTTTATCAGATATTGAGGTTATTCACCAAGATGTTGAAGGTGCCTTTTATCATATGAGTTATCCTTTAACAGATGGTAGCGGAGTAGTAGAAATTGCGACAACGCGACCTGAGACGATGCTAGGAGACACAGCAATTGCGGTTCATCCAGACGATGAGCGCTACCAACAATTGATCGGTAAGACCGTTCTCTTGCCTTTAATGAATCGTGAAATCCCAATTATAGTAGATGATTATGTTGAAATGGATTTTGGTACAGGTGTTGTGAAAATCACTCCTGCTCATGATCCGAATGACTTTGAAGTTGGGAAACGTCACAATTTGCCACAAATTAATGTGATGAATGATGATGGTTCAATGAATGAATTGGCTGGCAAGTATGAATCGATGGATCGTTTTGAAGCTCGTAAAGCCGTGGTAAAAGATTTAGAAGCTGAAGGACGAATGATCAAAATCGAAAAAGTGGTTCACAGTGTTGGTCATTCAGAACGCACAGGAGTTGTAGTAGAACCAAGGTTATCTACGCAATGGTTTGTAAATATGGCACCACTAGCTAAAGAAGCAATCGAAAGCCAAGGAACAGAAGAGAAAGTTAATTTTGTGCCAGAGCGTTTCGAAAATACCTATATGCGTTGGATGGAAAATGTTCACGATTGGGTAATCTCACGCCAATTGTGGTGGGGTCACCGTATTCCTGCTTGGTACCATAAAACAAGTGGTGAGTTATATGTAGGAATGGAAGCACCTGAAGATAATGAAAATTGGGTACAAGATCCAGATGTTTTGGATACGTGGTTTAGTTCAGCTTTATGGCCGTTTTCTACAATGGGATGGCCCGATGAAGATTCTGAAGATTTCAATCGTTATTTCCCTACCAATACTTTGGTAACAGGATACGACATTATTTTCTTCTGGGTTAGCCGCATGATGTTCCAAAGTTTAGAATTTACTGGAAAACGACCATTTAATAATGTATTGATTCATGGTCTTATCCGTGATACAGATGGCCGTAAAATGAGTAAATCACTAGGCAATGGGATCGATCCTATGGATGTGATTGAAAAGTATGGAGCGGATGCACTGCGTTGGTTCTTGTCTAATGGTTCTGCTCCAGGGCAAGATGTTCGTTTTAGTTATGACAAAATGGATGCTGCATGGAACTTTATCAATAAGATATGGAATGCTAGCCGCTTTGCATTGATGAATATGGAAAACTTTACTGTCGATCAAATTGATTTAATAGGTGAAAAAACAGTTGCTGACCGCTGGATCTTAACCAAATTAAATGAAACCATTGAAAAAGTAACCGACTTATTCGAGCGTTTTGAATTTGGTGAAGCGGGTCGCCACTTGTATCACTTTATTTGGGATGATTTTTGTGACTGGTACATCGAAATGAGTAAGGAAGTATTATTTGGAGAAGATGAAAAAGCAAAACAAACGACTAGAAGTATTTTAGCTTATGTATTGGATCAGACGTTACGTCTGTTACACCCAATCATGCCATTTGTTACTGAAGAGATTTGGGAAAATATTCCTCACGAAGGAGAATCCTTAGTGGTAGCAGAATACCCAGTTGTTCATCCAGAACTTTCTGATGAAGCAGCGACTAAAGGGATGGATGTACTGATGGAATTGATTCGTTCGGTTCGTAATATCCGTTCTGAGGTAAATACACCATTATCTAAAAAAATTGAGATATTGATCAAAACAAACGATCAAACAATCGAACAATTCTTGAAAGATAATACTTCTTATATTGAACGCTTCTGTAATCCTGAAACATTGACAATCTCAAGTGATGTAGAAGCTCCCGAAACAGCTATGTCAGCTGTAATCACAGGTGCTGAAATTTACTTGCCTCTAGCTGGATTGATCAATTTAGAAGAAGAAATCGCTCGTTTAGAAAAAGAATTGGATAAATGGAACAAAGAAGTGAAACGTGTAGAAGGAAAATTAGCGAATAAAAAATTCGTAGATAATGCTCCTGATGCAGTAGTTGAAGCTGAAAAAGCAAAACAAGGCGATTACCTTGAAAAACATGCTGCAGTAAATGAACGTATAAAAGTACTGAAAAATCAACTTTAA
- a CDS encoding bifunctional folylpolyglutamate synthase/dihydrofolate synthase, with amino-acid sequence MFTKYEEALNWIHATRTFGEKPGLKRMEWMLGKLGHPEKKFKSIHIAGTNGKGSTLAFLRNMLEANGQIVGTFTSPYIEMFNERVSVNGEPLSDDEILRLANTVYPLTEELKKIDLGGPSEFEIITMMMLIYFGEGHADVVLIEVGIGGLYDSTNVINPVVSVITTIGMDHMNLLGETLSEIALNKAGIIKTAIPVVTGKIGKEALEVIEQKAADQDSLIMKYNKDFFVTKWQTLPTWGEQFVFEDDFMRLSPIQIEMLGRHQVENAAVAIEALRVYSHETGLAVNHEKIRSGLKNTFWPGRMEKINDQPLLILDGAHNEHAIKTLVETIKKNFAQQEVSIIMAAMRDKDIQGMADQLQSIPNCRLILTSFNYPRAAGIDDLNKLMLKNGTVIEHWQEALVESLNEMDENGVVIVTGSLYFVSEVRAYIKVANKK; translated from the coding sequence ATGTTCACTAAGTATGAAGAAGCATTGAACTGGATTCATGCAACAAGAACTTTTGGTGAAAAGCCAGGATTAAAGCGTATGGAATGGATGTTAGGTAAGTTAGGTCATCCAGAAAAAAAATTTAAATCGATTCATATAGCAGGCACCAATGGTAAAGGCTCTACATTGGCTTTCTTGAGGAATATGTTGGAAGCAAATGGACAAATAGTTGGGACGTTCACTTCACCATATATTGAAATGTTTAACGAACGAGTGAGCGTCAATGGTGAACCACTGTCTGATGATGAGATTTTGCGTTTAGCAAATACTGTCTATCCTCTTACAGAAGAATTAAAAAAGATAGACCTAGGCGGACCAAGTGAATTTGAAATTATTACAATGATGATGTTGATTTATTTTGGTGAAGGACATGCAGATGTAGTACTAATTGAAGTGGGGATAGGTGGGTTGTATGATTCGACAAATGTTATTAACCCAGTAGTCTCAGTTATTACAACGATAGGAATGGATCACATGAATTTGCTTGGAGAGACATTGTCTGAGATTGCTTTGAATAAGGCAGGTATTATTAAGACAGCTATTCCTGTTGTAACCGGGAAAATTGGAAAAGAAGCTTTAGAAGTAATCGAACAGAAAGCAGCTGATCAAGATAGCCTTATAATGAAATATAATAAAGATTTTTTTGTTACAAAATGGCAGACCCTTCCTACTTGGGGGGAGCAATTCGTATTTGAAGATGATTTTATGCGACTTAGTCCTATCCAAATAGAAATGTTGGGAAGGCATCAAGTAGAAAATGCAGCAGTAGCAATTGAAGCATTAAGAGTTTACAGTCATGAAACAGGTCTAGCTGTGAATCATGAAAAAATACGAAGTGGTCTAAAAAATACTTTTTGGCCTGGAAGAATGGAAAAAATAAACGATCAACCGCTGCTGATTTTAGATGGTGCTCATAATGAACATGCAATAAAGACATTAGTTGAAACGATTAAAAAAAACTTTGCTCAACAAGAGGTCTCTATCATTATGGCAGCTATGCGGGATAAAGACATTCAGGGGATGGCAGATCAATTGCAATCTATACCGAATTGCCGTTTGATTCTGACGAGTTTCAACTATCCTAGAGCTGCTGGAATCGATGACTTAAACAAACTAATGCTAAAGAACGGAACAGTAATCGAACATTGGCAAGAAGCATTGGTAGAGTCTCTTAATGAAATGGATGAAAATGGTGTAGTGATTGTAACAGGATCTTTGTATTTTGTTTCTGAAGTGAGAGCATACATTAAAGTAGCAAATAAGAAATAA
- a CDS encoding HAD family hydrolase yields the protein MTKIEAVIFDMDGLMFDTEVLYYEANRTIAKRIDLAYTWEFHEKYIGVSDEEFHKELYLTFETEAAETLINEGGQALLEHVEVNGLRKKKGLIELLDYLESKNIKKIVASSSIKSVVSLFLEKEQLTSYFDAIIGGDEVTRAKPSPEIYEKAWLKTQVPKEHTLVLEDSLNGIRASYDANIPVIMIPDLILPTNEAKEKTLMILDDLNQVKTFIKQQNQ from the coding sequence ATGACCAAAATTGAAGCAGTTATTTTTGATATGGATGGACTAATGTTTGATACAGAAGTGCTTTACTATGAAGCAAATCGAACGATTGCTAAAAGGATTGATTTGGCGTATACGTGGGAGTTTCACGAAAAATATATTGGTGTCTCCGATGAAGAATTCCATAAGGAGCTTTATTTAACATTTGAAACAGAAGCAGCTGAGACACTTATTAATGAAGGCGGTCAGGCTTTGCTAGAGCATGTAGAAGTTAACGGGTTGCGCAAGAAAAAAGGACTGATTGAATTACTGGACTATTTAGAAAGTAAAAATATAAAAAAGATAGTTGCTTCTAGCAGTATCAAATCGGTTGTTTCATTATTTTTAGAAAAAGAACAACTCACTTCGTATTTTGATGCCATTATTGGAGGAGATGAAGTAACTCGAGCAAAACCAAGCCCGGAAATTTATGAAAAGGCATGGTTAAAAACGCAGGTTCCAAAAGAGCATACACTTGTTTTAGAGGATTCGCTTAATGGAATTCGAGCAAGTTATGATGCTAACATCCCAGTTATTATGATACCGGATTTAATACTGCCAACGAATGAAGCAAAAGAAAAAACGCTCATGATTTTAGATGATTTAAATCAAGTGAAAACCTTTATTAAACAACAAAATCAATAG